Proteins encoded in a region of the Vitis riparia cultivar Riparia Gloire de Montpellier isolate 1030 chromosome 7, EGFV_Vit.rip_1.0, whole genome shotgun sequence genome:
- the LOC117918266 gene encoding transcription factor UNE12-like codes for MASNPSEAPADDFLEQILGIPTYPAADPNLAANDVNLAAPMVLQLGSGEGSGHIAGGYQGTMFPLGLRLEQGKSSFLKPEDASGSGKRFREEVIDGRASTVKNAFHGQPMQATVAAAPHPPAIRPRVRARRGQATDPHSIAERLRRERIAERIRALQELVPSVNKTDRAAMLDEIVDYVKFLRLQVKVLSMSRLGGAGAVAPLVTDIPLASVEEEASEGGRNEPAWEKWSNDGTERQVAKLMEENVGAAMQFLQSKALCIMPISLASAIYHSQQPDTTPLIKPQTNPPS; via the exons ATGGCGAGCAATCCCTCGGAAGCTCCAGCGGACGATTTTCTCGAGCAAATCCTCGGAATTCCCACCTACCCCGCAGCTGACCCTAATTTGGCTGCTAATGACGTGAATTTGGCCGCTCCTATGGTGCTCCAGCTCGGCTCCGGCGAAGGCTCTGGCCACATCGCCGGCGGGTACCAGGGAACCATGTTTCCGTTAGGGTTGAGGTTGGAGCAGGGAAAGAGCAGCTTTCTGAAGCCCGAAGACGCGTCTGGCAGTGGCAAGCGCTTTCGTGAGGAGGTTATTGATGGTAGAGCTTCTACCGTGAAAAAT GCTTTCCATGGTCAACCAATGCAGGCTACCGTTGCTGCAGCACCACATCCTCCTGCAATTCGCCCAAGGGTGCGGGCAAGACGTGGACAGGCCACAGATCCACACAGCATTGCTGAGCGG TTACGCAGAGAAAGAATAGCAGAGAGAATTAGAGCACTGCAGGAACTAGTTCCTAGTGTCAACAAG ACGGATAGAGCTGCAATGCTTGATGAAATTGTGGATTATGTGAAATTCCTAAGGCTCCAAGTAAAG GTCTTGAGCATGAGTAGATTGGGTGGAGCTGGTGCAGTTGCACCACTTGTAACAGACATTCCATTAGCATCAGTCGAG GAAGAAGCAAGTGAAGGGGGAAGAAATGAACCAGCATGGGAGAAATGGTCAAACGATGGTACAGAACGACAAGTCGCTAAGCTCATGGAAGAGAATGTTGGGGCTGCAATGCAGTTCCTTCAGTCCAAGGCACTCTGCATCATGCCCATCTCTCTCGCTTCAGCCATTTACCACTCTCAGCAGCCGGACACAACTCCACTGATCAAGCCCCAGACAAATCCCCCATCGTAA
- the LOC117918267 gene encoding NADH dehydrogenase [ubiquinone] flavoprotein 2, mitochondrial yields the protein MLARLATKRLLEVRQIFRQNHQTSRSFSTALNYHLDSPDNNPSIPWEFNDANKGKVKEILSHYPSNYKQSAVIPLLDLAQQQHGGWLPVSAMDAVAKVVEVAPIRVYEVATFYSMFNRAKVGKYHLLVCGTTPCMIRGSREIEDALLKHLGVKRNEVTKDGLFSVGEMECMGCCVNAPMITVADYSTGSEGYTYNYYEDVTPKRVVEIVEMLRRGEKPPHGTQNPQRTRCGPEGGNTTLLGEPKAPPCRDLDAC from the exons ATGCTCGCTCGTCTCGCCACCAAACGCCTCCTTGAGGTTCGCCAGATTTTCCGTCAAAATCATCAG ACTTCTCGATCCTTCTCCACTGCCCTAAACTAC CATCTTGATTCTCCGGATAACAACCCTAGCATTCCTTGGGAGTTCAATGATGCTAACAAGGGAAAA GTTAAGGAGATACTATCTCACTATCCATCCAATTACAAGCAGTCTGCAGTAATTCCTCTGCTAGATCTTGCACAGCAGCAGCATGGAGGATGGCTCCCTGTTTCAGCAATGGATGCA GTGGCCAAGGTCGTAGAGGTTGCTCCCATCCGTGTATATGAAGTTGCAACATTTTATTCGATGTTCAACCGAGCAAAG GTGGGTAAGTACCACCTATTGGTATGCGGCACGACACCTTGTATGATACGTGGTTCGCGAGAAATAGAAGATGCCTTGCTAAAACACTTAGGAGTGAAGCGCAATG AAGTGACAAAGGATGGCTTGTTTTCTGTCGGTGAAATGGAATGCATG GGATGTTGTGTAAATGCTCCTATGATCACAGTGGCAGACTATTCAACTGGATCTGAAGGATATACCTACAACTACTAT GAAGACGTCACTCCAAAACGTGTCGTTGAGATAGTTGAGATGTTGAGAAGGGGGGAGAAACCACCA CATGGCACACAAAACCCTCAGCGGACAAGGTGTGGCCCAGAAGGAGGGAATACCACTTTGTTAGGCGAGCCAAAGGCGCCTCCATGCAGGGATCTCGATGCATGCTAA
- the LOC117918569 gene encoding protein OSB2, chloroplastic-like, with protein sequence MLNQTVGRTSILNCVPKTPLFKTQTLSLSPCPNPFFCSLPQPKTQLRCSILCNYNNDHHNQAVSYPRPSEVPWKKELCNSVSLIGIVGAPVEIKHLSSGKVLAWTRLAVRKSASDTTWINLTFWDELAHVASQHVEKGQQIYVSGRLVSDTVENDEGKQQTYYKVVVQQLNFVERSFSSADESNSLAAGRKLGSPATNSTGSIEELWQAFFANPVDWWDNRKTKKNPKYPDFKHKDTGEALWVEGRYNPSWVKSQLAILDSRMESFRDQDARMHVNLMAGDDFMPF encoded by the exons ATGTTGAACCAAACGGTAGGAAGAACAAGTATCCTCAACTGTGTTCCCAAAACCCCTCTCTTCAAAACCCAAACCCTCTCTTTGTCGCCATGCCCAAACCCCTTCTTCTGTTCTCTGCCACAACCCAAGACCCAGTTGAGATGCTCTATCCTCTGCAACTACAACAATGACCACCACAACCAGGCTGTATCATACCCTAGACCCTCAGAGGTACCGTGGAAGAAGGAGCTCTGCAACTCCGTCAGCCTCATCGGCATCGTCGGAGCTCCGGTTGAGATTAAGCATCTCAGCTCCGGTAAGGTCCTGGCCTGGACTCGTCTCGCCGTCAGGAAATCCGCCTCCGACACCACCTG GATCAATTTGACATTCTGGGATGAGCTGGCACATGTTGCTTCTCAACATGTTGAGAAAGGCCAACAAATCTATGTTTCTGGTCGGTTAGTTTCAGATACAGTTGAAAATGATGAGGGAAAACAGCAGACATACTACAAG GTGGTTGTTCAGCAACTGAATTTTGTTGAGAGAAGCTTCTCATCAGCGGACGAGTCTAATTCCTTAGCTGCAG GTAGAAAGCTTGGAAGTCCTGCTACCAATAGTACAGGGTCCATCGAAGAACTGTGGCAAGCCTTCTTTGCTAATCCTGTAGATTGGTGGGATAACAGGAAAACCAAG AAAAACCCAAAATATCCTGATTTCAAGCACAAAGATACTGGGGAAGCTTTGTGGGTTGAAGGCAGGTACAATCCATCATGGGTGAAATCTCAACTGGCAATACTGGACTCAAGAATGGAGTCTTTTCGTGATCAGGATGCTAGAATGCATGTAAATCTTATGGCTGGTGATGATTTCATGCCTTTCTAG
- the LOC117918570 gene encoding auxin-induced protein 22D-like — protein sequence MEKPVVYDNGLNLEATELRLGLPGTNEHEKQSSTSVRSKKRASPEMAEETRSKSSSCISDADDDAPPPKAQVVGWPPVRSYRKNSFQQRKGEAEGAGMYVKVSMDGAPYLRKIDLKVYKSYPELLNALENMFKFRIGEYSEREGYNGSDYTPAYEDKDGDWMLVGDVPWEMFISSCKRLRIMKGSE from the exons ATGGAGAAGCCAGTGGTTTACGATAACGGACTTAATCTTGAGGCGACCGAGCTAAGACTAGGGTTACCGGGGACCAATGAGCATGAGAAACAATCATCTACTAGTGTTAGGAGCAAAAAGAGAGCATCGCCGGAGATGGCCGAGGAGACTAGGTCTAAGAGCAGCTCTTGTATATCCGATGCCGACGACGACGCCCCTCCACCAAA AGCACAAGTGGTGGGGTGGCCGCCGGTCCGATCATACCGGAAAAACAGCTTCCAACAGAGGAAAGGGGAAGCCGAGGGGGCCGGAATGTACGTGAAAGTGAGCATGGATGGAGCTCCTTACCTCAGAAAGATCGATCTCAAGGTTTACAAGAGCTACCCGGAGCTCCTCAACGCCTTGGAGAATATGTTCAAGTTCAGAATAG GCGAGTACTCAGAGAGGGAAGGCTACAATGGATCTGACTATACCCCTGCTTATGAAGATAAAGATGGTGACTGGATGCTGGTTGGAGATGTTCCATGGGAGATGTTCATCTCATCCTGTAAGAGGCTAAGAATCATGAAGGGATCGGAATGA